The following are encoded in a window of Brettanomyces bruxellensis chromosome 9, complete sequence genomic DNA:
- a CDS encoding uncharacterized protein (BUSCO:EOG092634G9) → MSNSVSVSSSTSTDRGYTTSKAQNQQGRFQRSKKKWSFFVHRKLPRLHKSITRYPTVVGVRIKQSVGFRIRKVIYAIDETISPLLKKLIPNFIVAHYVYIFCLAILGSILIYPQHNISYIDALFFGTGAATQAGLNTVNVNDLTLFQQLSIYFICMISTPIFIHSMVVFIRLYWFQKSMDDIKEKSAKNFRMRRSATLAAIRTMTMDNNRNNSIVPNKTQDGSDYNTHNAQEELDTRLQKFNHSLRENRHKDIKAVSTEDIPADGEDIELKSMSSAKSATQSTSALAPYENADDPDDVVIYNGVEHHSEPSDDEEEAEIGKESRNGESRQHDNRNMTSGKLESSPDGRSKQDEESNDDEEEDGKLPIRQVKTRSSPKKQDIQFAELPRPDKKRAGKRRNKDIDPRDLYMSISMMQHRSHQNNVDVESGPALHINGPAERERLRLPGHHHRHRKYHRQRRHQRLRLLRQQAQRDFLARDELHEMEKEDGGKNGAESDASDDDNYRDSFNNLRGTVAMWKRHWSRGLSSGSPMKEGERPLKEIKEGVPESDASENAISDGESEISGSRARDSNKDPETLRKKGQMFVSAAKRRFSTSPTMERGGSMGMGILPKLSKRLTKTFTQRSFRTPSNVNPADMTDDELISLYSRTGALHKAHYLSWHPTVGRNSTFVALTESQRQELGGVEYRSLKLLSVILMFYYIGFHLLSLAFFLPFILKKKNYQKQVEEDGISPTWWAFFTAQTVFNDLGYTLTPDSMMAFNKNAYVLILGSFFIVIGNTGFPIFLRFIIWILYKLSRPLTMYHESLAFLLQHPRRCFTLLFPSAPTWWLFAVLVVLNATDWILFLILDFSNKSLQDIPKGYRVLDGLFQAFSTRTAGLSVVNIGSLHSAIQVSYMIMMYISVLPLAISIRRTNVYEEQSLGIYLDDDEEASQNSRSSKGPGSYISMHLRRQLSFDLWFIFLGLFIICICENSRLQSGDYNFQVFGILFEIVSAYGTVGLSMGYPNYDPSFSGQLTTLSKLVIIAMMIRGRHRGLPYSIDRAVILNTNSMKERDELQAYRTLRRSQTMASRAATRYSTQSGASSAEIESEDQNNDVPHSPWKRALVNVGELTKKAVKGMLMGPGQEVNHKRYPTETIENSFYGNGNDEEVSANDDDAEGDVDGEANGEADSGMNDSRHGGSVSLRSNRFSRGHRAGESFNLRSTPSRSRSVSSYSTSGSESEDDAASSYSGVSRSVIEPEEISDSVYNKRNSVNARHSINDSKSTRENATGSSIDRKIEVGLTSRNFFTSRASYVAAKKQAPEKKTEINKSEAVSEAVGNEITTDPQLDLKVLSHFQYLSDFYSPRITEQIMRAESVVKPSEYANRKFDPTVFAPHYLDDLIHDDTKASTLAQNSDDFMSLPKPSASLSHRKKVGANNSEETSEMQELARQLSLSTHLDADYIQKLSSKTLILKTVRNQTSKGKINSFYALVCAGDRNGMLGIGEGKDPEEPNMAILKAHWQAVKNLVAVPRFERRTIYGSCDSKYGATIVQLRSSPAGSGLRCNPMIFELAQCAGIKDLSANVYRSRNKMNVVKCTMQALLSQKSTEQVERERGKKLVSLRQAYYSGN, encoded by the exons ATGAGCAATTCCGTCTCTGTTTCCTCGAGCACATCTACTGATCGAGGGTATACAACCTCAAAAGctcaaaatcaacaagGTAGGTTTCAGAGgagcaaaaagaagtggtctttttttgttcatcGCAAACTCCCCCGCCTGCATAAGTCGATAACAAGATATCCAACGGTTGTTGGTGTACGTATCAAGCAATCAGTAGGATTCCGGATTCGAAAGGTCATATATGCGATTGATGAGACTATTAGTCCCTTGCTCAAAAAGCTGATACCGAATTTCATAGTTGCACACTATGTTTACATTTTTTGTCTGGCAATACTTGGATCTATTTTGATATATCCGCAGCACAATATCTCCTATATTGATGCCTTATTCTTTGGAACGGGTGCAGCAACTCAGGCTGGTCTCAACACGGTGAATGTGAATGACCTCACGCTATTCCAACAGCTCTCGATATACTTTATTTGCATGATTAGTACGCCCATATTTATACATTCCATGGTTGTGTTTATCCGACTGTACTGGTTCCAGAAGAGCATGGATGATATTAAGGAGAAGTCCGCCAAGAACTTCCGGATGCGTCGGAGTGCCACCTTGGCTGCGATTAGAACTATGACCATGGACAACAACAGAAATAACAGCATTGTCCCAAATAAGACACAGGATGGCTCAGATTACAATACACACAATGCACAAGAGGAATTGGATACCAGACTGCAGAAGTTCAACCACAGCCTCAGGGAGAATCGCCATAAGGATATCAAGGCAGTGAGCACGGAGGATATTCCCGCAGATGGTGAAGATATAGAGTTGAAAAGCATGAGTTCGGCAAAAAGTGCAACACAATCCACATCTGCCCTTGCTCCATATGAGAATGCGGATGATCCGGACGATGTGGTAATATACAATGGTGTGGAACACCACAGTGAGCCgagtgatgatgaagaggaggCTGAGATTGGGAAGGAAAGCCGGAATGGAGAGAGTCGTCAGCACGATAATCGTAATATGACGAGTGGAAAGCTGGAAAGCAGTCCGGATGGCAGAAGTAagcaagatgaagaaagtaatGATGacgaggaagaagatgggaAACTTCCAATTCGGCAAGTCAAAACCAGATCGTCTCCAAAGAAGCAGGATATCCAGTTTGCGGAACTCCCAAGGCCAGACAAGAAAAGAGcgggaaaaagaagaaataaggATATCGACCCGCGAGATTTGTACATGTCGATTTCCATGATGCAGCACAGAAGCCACCAGAATAACGTTGATGTGGAATCTGGCCCTGCACTACACATAAATGGGCCGGCCGAAAGAGAAAGACTCAGGCTTCCTGGTCATCATCATAGGCACAGAAAGTATCACAGGCAGAGAAGGCACCAGAGATTGAGGCTTTTAAGGCAGCAGGCCCAGAGAGACTTTCTTGCAAGAGATGAGTTGCATGAGatggagaaggaggatGGAGGAAAGAACGGGGCGGAATCCGATGCAAGCGATGATGATAACTACCGAGATTCATTCAACAACCTTAGAGGCACTGTTGCAATGTGGAAACGTCATTGGTCACGTGGTCTTTCTTCTGGGTCGCCTATGAAGGAAGGTGAGAGGCCGTTAAAGGAAATCAAGGAAGGTGTGCCTGAAAGTGATGCTTCTGAGAATGCTATCAGTGATGGAGAAAGCGAGATATCTGGGTCACGTGCCCGCGATAGTAATAAAGACCCGGAAACGCTCAGAAAGAAAGGGCAGATGTTTGTGTCAGCTGCAAAACGTAGATTTTCAACCTCACCTACTATGGAAAGAGGAGGTAGTATGGGAATGGGCATCTTGCCCAAATTAAGCAAAAGACTAACCAAGACGTTCACCCAGAGATCGTTCCGGACTCCTAGCAATGTCAACCCAGCCGATATGACCGATGATGAGCTCATTAGTCTGTATTCAAGAACAGGTGCTTTGCATAAGGCGCACTATCTTTCCTGGCATCCAACTGTTGGTCGTAATTCGACTTTTGTTGCACTAACTGAGTCACAGCGTCAAGAATTGGGTGGTGTTGAGTATCGTTCTCTTAAGTTGTTGTCTGTGATCCTTATGTTTTATTATATAGGTTTTCACCTGCTCTCGCTtgccttcttcttgccGTTCATactaaaaaagaagaattacCAGAAGCAGGTTGAGGAAGATGGCATCTCACCAACTTGGTGGGCTTTCTTTACGGCACAGACAGTTTTTAACGATTTGGGATATACATTGACACCAGATTCAATGATGGCATTTAACAAGAATGCATACGTGCTCATATTGGGAAGTTTTTTCATCGTGATAGGGAACACTGGATTTCCAATCTTTTTACGATTCATCATCTGGATTTTATACAAACTTTCGAGGCCCTTGACGATGTATCACGAGTCATTGGCATTCCTACTGCAGCATCCCAGAAGATGCTTCACCTTGTTATTTCCCTCGGCACCTACATGGTGGCTTTTTGCTGTTTTGGTTGTGTTGAATGCTACAGACTGGATATTGTTTTTGATCTTGGACTTCTCAAACAAGAGTCTCCAGGATATCCCAAAGGGTTACAGGGTCTTGGATGGTCTTTTCCAAGcattttcaacaagaaCAGCTGGACTTTCTGTTGTTAACATTGGATCCTTGCATTCTGCCATTCAGGTCAGTTACATGATCATGATGTATATCTCTGTCTTGCCGTTGGCTATTTCGATTCGTCGTACGAATGTTTATGAGGAGCAATCTTTAGGAATTTATCTGGATGACGATGAAGAAGCGTCACAAAATTCCCGTTCAAGCAAAGGTCCAGGTTCATACATCTCGATGCATTTAAGAAGGCAGCTTTCGTTTGATTTATGGTTTATATTCCTTGgcttatttattatttgtatttgtgAGAATAGCCGTCTTCAGTCCGGAGACTACAATTTCCAGGTCTTTGGAATTCTCTTTGAAATTGTGTCTGCATACGGTACAGTTGGTTTGAGTATGGGTTATCCGAACTACGATCCATCGTTTTCGGGTCAGTTAACCACTCTTTCGAAGCTAGTTATTATTGCAATGATGATTCGTGGAAGGCACAGAGGTTTGCCTTACTCGATTGATCGTGCTGTTATTCTCAATACAAACAGTATGAAGGAAAGAGATGAGTTGCAGGCTTACAGGACTTTACGCCGGTCCCAGACCATGGCATCTAGAGCTGCTACTCGGTATTCCACTCAAAGTGGAGCTTCTAGTGCCGAAATTGAGTCTGAGGATCAGAATAATGACGTTCCACATTCACCTTGGAAAAGAGCCTTGGTGAATGTAGGAGAGTTAACGAAGAAAGCTGTTAAAGGAATGTTGATGGGTCCAGGACAGGAAGTTAACCACAAGAGATATCCTACGGAGACCATTGAAAACTCATTTTATGGGAATGGTAATGATGAGGAAGTGAGTGcgaatgatgatgatgcagaAGGTGATGTTGATGGTGAAGCAAATGGTGAGGCTGACAGTGGTATGAATGATTCCAGGCATGGTGGAAGCGTTTCACTTAGAAGTAATAGATTTTCTCGCGGACATCGAGCCGGGGAATCATTTAATTTGAGAAGCACTCCTTCCAGAAGTAGAAGTGTTAGCAGTTACAGTACTTCGGGTTCTGAATCCGAAGATGATGCAGCAAGTAGCTACTCGGGAGTTTCACGCTCTGTTATTGAGCCAGAGGAAATTTCCGATTCTGTTTACAATAAAAGGAACTCTGTCAATGCTAGGCACAGCATAAATGATTCAAAATCTACCCGGGAAAATGCAACGGGCAGCTCCATTGATAGAAAGATAGA AGTTGGTTTGACATCCAGgaattttttcacttcGAGAGCTTCATATGTTGCTGCTAAGAAGCAAGCTccagagaagaagacagagataaataaaagtgaaGCAGTTTCCGAAGCTGTTGGAAATGAAATCACGACGGATCCTCAATTGGATCTCAAGGTGCTCTCACATTTTCAGtatctttctgatttttaTTCTCCTAGAATTACAGAGCAGATTATGCGTGCTGAGTCTGTTGTGAAGCCTTCAGAGTATGCAAACAGGAAGTTTGACCCAACTGTTTTCGCGCCACACTATCTAGATGACCTAATACATGATGATACCAAGGCATCCACACTTGCACAAAACTCAGATGACTTTATGAGTCTTCCGAAACCAAGTGCTAGCTTAAGTCATCGGAAGAAAGTAGGTGCCAATAATTCAGAAGAGACATCTGAGATGCAGGAGCTTGCCAGACAGTTGTCGCTATCGACTCATCTTGATGCTGACTACATCCAGAAATTAAGTTCGAAGACTCTAATTCTCAAAACGGTGAGGAACCAGACTTCTAAGGGTAAGATCAATTCTTTTTATGCACTTGTTTGCGCAGGGGACAGGAATGGAATGCTTGGAATAGGAGAGGGAAAAGATCCGGAGGAGCCCAATATGGCCATTTTAAAGGCCCACTGGCAGGCGGTTAAGAACTTGGTTGCTGTTCCTAGGTTCGAAAGAAGAACTATATATGGAAGTTGCGACTCCAAGTATGGTGCTACCATCGTTCAACTAAGATCATCACCTGCCGGTTCCGGACTCAGATGCAACCCGATGATTTTTGAGTTGGCACAGTGTGCTGGCATCAAGGACTTGAGTGCAAATGTTTACCGCTCGAGGAATAAGATGAATGTTGTGAAATGCACAATGCAGGCACTTCTAAGTCAGAAATCGACTGAGCAAGTCGAGAGGGAGAGGGGAAAGAAACTTGTGAGTTTGAGACAGGCCTACTATTCTGGAAACTGA
- a CDS encoding uncharacterized protein (BUSCO:EOG09263YFX), translating to MSQKPVSRPSPPSSPVLSKVHTSAPDTKAAIDRSIPEFPAATPIDEDNYFRLHKSPPYLSQISSDVADFLNFHNKRHRKVALVTSGGTTVPLENNTVRFIDNFSAGTRGASSAEYFLENGYAVIFLHREFSLLPYSRHYSHTGNSFLDYLKLSDDGSKVEIDEKYQKEMFQVYKKYNKATENNLLLMVPFTTVHQYLFTLKLVAQEMSVMGYDALFYLAAAVSDFFLPSSRIPQHKIQSKEIGSKLVVDLEPVPKFLRRLVDSWAPIAMIVSFKLETDNTILISKARGALKRYNHQLVIGNLLQTRKKKVVFVTPAGERWIELTPDQIKDNVDIESIIVPEIIKLHSQWISSRQRMGL from the coding sequence ATGTCACAAAAGCCCGTTTCTAGGCCAAGCCCACCTTCATCACCAGTTCTTTCGAAGGTCCATACCTCCGCACCAGATACAAAAGCAGCCATCGATCGATCAATACCAGAATTTCCGGCAGCAACTCCAATTGACGAGGATAACTACTTTAGATTGCACAAATCGCCACCTTACCTGTCACAGATATCAAGTGATGTTGCCGACTTTTTGAATTTCCACAATAAGCGCCACAGAAAAGTTGCTCTTGTCACATCCGGTGGTACAACAGTTCCTCTTGAGAATAATACCGTCAGATTCATAGATAATTTCAGCGCCGGTACTCGTGGTGCCTCGTCAGCTGAGTATTTCCTAGAAAATGGATATGCagtgatatttcttcacAGAGAATTTTCGCTGCTTCCTTACTCTAGGCATTACAGCCATACCGGAAACTCGTTCTTGGATTATTTGAAGCTTTCTGACGATGGTAGTAAGGTCGAAATCGATGAGAAATACCAAAAGGAGATGTTTCAAGTTTACAAGAAGTACAACAAGGCCACCGAGAACAATCTGCTTTTGATGGTTCCCTTCACCACAGTTCACCAATACCTATTCACACTCAAACTTGTGGCCCAGGAAATGTCTGTCATGGGATATGATGCATTGTTTTACCTTGCAGCTGCTGTTTCCGACTTCTTCCTCCCTTCATCTAGAATTCCTCAGCACAAGATCCAGTCTAAGGAGATTGGCAGCAAGCTGGTTGTTGACTTGGAGCCTGTTCCGAAGTTTTTGAGAAGACTTGTTGATTCCTGGGCACCAATCGCCATGATAGTATCATTCAAGTTGGAAACGGACAACACCATTCTTATCAGTAAAGCTCGTGGTGCTTTGAAGAGATACAATCACCAGTTGGTTATAGGTAATCTTCTTCAGacaaggaagaaaaaggttGTTTTTGTTACTCCTGCGGGAGAGAGATGGATTGAATTAACACCAGATCAGATAAAAGATAATGTCGATATAGAGTCTATCATAGTGCCCGAGATCATAAAGCTACATTCGCAGTGGATTAGTAGTAGACAGAGGATGGGTTTGTAA
- a CDS encoding uncharacterized protein (BUSCO:EOG09263DQH) — MTNGKNFTEDFMESFSTDESNPKAPRENLAWQQQNSVAEYNKNVFNDLLTENKTRPVRVQRVNVVGCGKNFRDSFLQRQLEPLLNHNEHLTMQDFLKNVDLTTTNFTKTNTIRNIGLSIAMPQTKSPFTSSDTLEIIPTLNVLPVKRFFMKVGTDVGNGEGDGYLALQWKNIFGGGEFISFDTSMSSNRIGAKNRSQNLVSFSMPINNSPNLKWTTIGYQSSRLIDYTTYHEEFALGVTNRLSTNYYPAEKKLNHELSFENLLRGINMAYSPNNYRGNSLINDFFLLNAGHSLKSSLTYSVQYDSRNSPTVPHQGQYVKVSSEFSLLPGNRYIKSCLDTMSAYPISNTASVNLSLKSGIINKFNINPVNPLDKFHLGGPNDVRGFMLSGMGPKQMGMSIGGDAFFAAGASLINKIPYAPNDSNFKMHSFVNVGKLINISKKTHVAKELTTNVDMSIGLGIVYAHPAARLELNYVLPMWHIKVKMLELVYSGESDFLSYKYFHRFNEYACMTEK; from the coding sequence ATGACGAATGGAAAAAACTTCACGGAAGATTTCATGGAGTCATTTTCGACAGATGAAAGTAATCCTAAAGCACCAAGGGAAAATTTGGCCTggcaacaacaaaattcGGTGGCtgaatataataaaaatgtattcaATGATCTTCTTACCGAAAATAAGACAAGACCCGTCAGAGTGCAACGTGTGAATGTGGTAGGGTGTGGAAAAAACTTTAGAGACTCGTTTTTGCAACGACAACTTGAACCACTATTGAATCATAATGAACACTTGACGATGCAGGATTTTCTTAAAAATGTTGATCTTACCACCACAAACTTTACAAAGACAAACACCATTCGAAACATTGGTCTTTCAATTGCTATGCCTCAAACAAAATCCCCATTCACCTCCTCAGATACGCTTGAAATTATCCCAACATTGAATGTATTACCGGTGAAACGATTTTTTATGAAGGTGGGAACAGATGTTGGAAACGGTGAAGGTGATGGGTATCTTGCTCTTCaatggaaaaatatatttggaGGAGGAGAATTCATTTCTTTCGATACAAGCATGTCCTCAAATCGAATAGGCGCAAAAAACAGATCGCAGAATTTAGTCAGCTTTAGCATGCCGATCAACAACAGCCCAAACTTGAAATGGACTACTATTGGTTACCAATCTTCCAGATTAATCGATTATACAACGTATCACGAGGAATTTGCGCTGGGAGTGACAAATAGATTAAGTACAAATTACTATCCtgctgaaaagaaattgaaccACGAATTGtcatttgaaaatttgtTGAGAGGAATAAACATGGCCTACTCCCCAAATAACTATAGGGGTAACTCGTTGATAAAcgacttctttcttttgaatgcTGGTCATTCTCTCAAATCAAGTCTCACATACTCTGTACAGTACGACTCTAGAAATTCTCCCACTGTTCCGCATCAGGGCCAATACGTGAAGGTCTCGAGTGAATTTTCACTCTTGCCGGGTAATAGATACATAAAATCGTGCCTTGACACGATGTCGGCCTATCCAATCAGTAACACTGCCTCTGTCAATCTTAGTTTAAAGTCTGGCATCATTAACAAATTCAATATTAACCCAGTCAATCCCCTGGACAAATTTCATCTTGGTGGTCCAAATGACGTCAGAGGCTTCATGCTATCTGGAATGGGCCCAAAGCAAATGGGTATGTCAATAGGTGgagatgctttttttgctgcAGGTGCAAGTCTTATCAATAAGATTCCGTATGCTCCAAACGATTCCAACTTCAAAATGCACTCGTTTGTTAATGTGGGAAAGCTCATTAACATTTCGAAGAAGACACACGTTGCTAAGGAGTTAACTACGAATGTTGATATGAGCATTGGTCTTGGTATAGTATATGCTCATCCTGCAGCAAGACTAGAGCTTAATTACGTTCTTCCGATGTGGCACATCAAGGTGAAGATGTTAGAACTGGTTTACAGTGGGGAATCGGACTTTCTTTCCtataaatatttccatCGTTTTAATGAATATGCATGTATGACtgaaaaatag
- a CDS encoding uncharacterized protein (SECRETED:SignalP(1-16)), with protein MLSILLLLASISAAASDFKPKIYTKEFDNIQKLMYFDDSSVIISQDLKAFFRSKDNGENWEKLNFWEGEENIRPRRLQLVDFDKELGFAFSNGRSHYYTNDHGMSWKKFSVDVDQPVLFSSASVNYVDHKKILFNFQSCQESLQFTQCNSTYYYTKDGLATPPIKVDINDLSDCTFAKTNQYFNAKNDDLIVCKRQERDVFGSSSSSQLIATTDFFKTVLVPMKDALENANILAITIENSFLVVLVASDVYSRNGMIELYVSKDGMSFRKSYFGEQVRRWALQFLPSTQESLYIAIISSASRERFPTATMYKSDSEGLYFTKMIGDVITMGNMMNTAINIQGVDGSWIVGIQTGFDKTTMMPAFRSKITIDDGLTWRDLKFLDDDQCTEDAGCSVNLVSLQEAVGSGEFVTGPTPGILLGIGIRGEKLPENFSI; from the coding sequence ATGCTTAGTATACTTTTGCTACTTGCAAGTATCTCGGCTGCTGCGTCTGACTTTAAACCGAAAATATACACCAAAGAATTTGACAACATTCAGAAATTGATGTATTTCGATGATTCCTCAGTTATTATCTCACAAGATTTAAAGGCCTTCTTCAGGTCGAAAGATAATGGCGAGAATTGGGAAAAGCTAAATTTCTGGGAAGGCGAAGAGAATATTCGTCCTCGGAGATTGCAACTTGTTGATTTCGATAAAGAACTTGGCTTTGCGTTTTCAAACGGCCGCTCACATTATTATACAAACGATCATGGAATGAGCTGGAAGAAATTTAGTGTCGATGTGGACCAACcagtgcttttttcttctgccaGCGTCAACTATGTCGATCATAAGAAgattcttttcaatttccaaTCATGCCAAGAAAGCTTACAGTTTACTCAATGTAACAGTACCTACTATTACACCAAGGACGGACTAGCTACGCCTCCTATCAAGGTTGATATCAACGACTTATCCGATTGCACATTTGCCAAGACCAACCAATACTTTAACGCAAAAAATGACGATTTGATCGTTTGCAAAAGACAAGAACGTGACGTGTTTGGTTCTTCAAGTAGCAGCCAGCTTATTGCAACCACCGATTTCTTCAAGACTGTTCTCGTTCCAATGAAGGATGCTTTGGAGAACGCTAACATCCTTGCAATTACAATTGAGAACTCATTTTTGGTCGTGCTTGTGGCCTCGGATGTTTACTCAAGAAATGGTATGATTGAACTATACGTTTCGAAAGATGGTATGAGTTTCCGGAAGTCGTACTTTGGGGAACAAGTGCGTCGCTGGGCATTACAGTTTCTTCCATCCACGCAGGAGTCTCTATATATTGCTATTATTTCATCAGCATCAAGAGAACGTTTTCCTACAGCCACCATGTACAAATCTGATTCAGAGGGGCTCTATTTCACAAAAATGATCGGAGACGTGATAACTATGGGCAATATGATGAATACAGCGATAAATATCCAGGGTGTTGATGGCTCCTGGATTGTTGGGATCCAAACCGGATTTGACAAGACCACAATGATGCCGGCATTCAGGTCAAAGATTACAATTGATGATGGCTTGACATGGCGTGATCTTAAATTCTTAGACGATGACCAATGCACTGAGGATGCAGGATGCAGCGTGAATCTTGTTTCGTTGCAAGAAGCAGTGGGAAGCGGTGAATTTGTCACTGGTCCTACGCCGGGCATTCTTCTTGGAATTGGTATTAGGGGAGAAAAACTGCCCGAAAACTTCTCAATATGA
- a CDS encoding uncharacterized protein (SECRETED:SignalP(1-25)~MEROPS:MER0000864) gives MTTGLHLTLITTITSYFLLTESSVAEFNRPETFTPDNLEDSKENLKGFSLLNQVTSKVFHGSTKSGNWTFIVSGVATFLFLAATTDWLLSSRGKKRPFYQQLHSFMTRLGERFSSALSLYSTSGFNSDSHLLKFHSDDYKKALKLGGYPGGLANDGNTCFMNSVLESLASSHEIVDFLTQFTDNSDDNESQKSGFFRKKQLKAPFSDALLELLNKLNGRHGRRTHTYKTKRLLSSMKDGPTKSMFLGYNQEDAQEFYQSLMRQVEKEFKKVEMQKEGLLVDEDFDKSEAEKRSQSQMPRESFEDKAAGMTMGLEDLGCLGKVYVPAVQVDPDVAGVESKVYPLKFVTPVDGLICERIGCTNCGETGGIRYTVTSGLGLTLPYNSDTAYRLEDLMDEWKKPETIDGVECNRCGLKNMKSGLEQKLAEFRQSTDSTAGRLVELTEKRISEIDETLSKPIINDDDYNRLHTKNMEKKSTKIKQAYYSRPPAVLCIHVNRSVFDPRTYTVRKNNAKLIFPIHLNITDYVATPDDINMDARMPFRKRDTPSEEEDDGKEAENSSAHDPRLEYTLKSVISHFGTHNYGHYIAFRRCRQMWWRISDEIVRLSSEKEVLASQGTFMLFYELTSRSKGEEPEEVVADETYPDDTASNDSSSSLGSCSSSIPSEEEDHLPSSTETSPDSMDEEAQKQFINAQANL, from the coding sequence ATGACTACAGGATTGCACCTCACTCTCATCACTACCATTACTTCCTATTTTCTATTAACAGAATCATCAGTAGCGGAATTCAACCGGCCGGAAACTTTCACTCCAGACAACTTGGAGGACTCCAAAGAGAACCTCAAAGGTTTCAGTCTACTAAATCAAGTAACATCCAAAGTGTTTCACGGATCAACAAAAAGCGGCAATTGGACATTCATTGTCTCCGGTGTAGCAACATTCCTTTTCCTAGCGGCAACAACCGACTGGCTACTATCCTCACGCGGCAAGAAACGCCCCTTCTATCAGCAGTTACATAGCTTTATGACCAGACTTGGCGAAAGATTCAGCTCGGCTCTAAGTCTATACAGTACTTCCGGCTTCAACAGTGATTCACACTTGCTAAAGTTTCACTCCGATGACTACAAGAAGGCCTTGAAGCTTGGTGGATATCCGGGAGGCCTCGCAAACGATGGAAATACGTGCTTTATGAACTCTGTCTTGGAGAGTCTCGCCTCTTCTCATGAGATTGTCGATTTTCTCACCCAGTTTACCGATAACTCTGATGATAACGAGAGCCAGAAATCCGGCTTCTTCCGGAAGAAGCAGCTCAAAGCTCCATTTTCTGATGCTCTCCTTGAACTTTTGAATAAGTTGAACGGGAGACATGGCCGGAGAACACACACGTACAAGACGAAAAGACTTCTTTCGTCCATGAAGGACGGACCAACTAAAAGCATGTTTCTCGGCTATAACCAGGAGGATGCCCAGGAGTTCTACCAAAGCTTGATGCGGCAGGTCGAGAAGGAGTTCAAGAAAGTCGAGATGCAGAAAGAGGGCTTGCTTGTGGATGAAGATTTCGATAAATCAGAGGCTGAGAAGAGAAGCCAGTCGCAAATGCCTCGAGAAAGCTTTGAGGATAAAGCCGCAGGAATGACTATGGGGTTGGAGGATTTGGGATGCCTTGGCAAAGTGTATGTTCCAGCAGTTCAGGTGGATCCGGATGTTGCTGGTGTTGAGTCTAAGGTATATCCTCTGAAGTTTGTCACTCCTGTTGATGGTCTTATCTGCGAGAGGATAGGATGTACGAATTGCGGCGAAACAGGCGGTATTCGATACACGGTGACTTCTGGGCTTGGACTAACACTGCCTTACAACTCTGACACAGCCTACCGGCTTGAGGACTTGATGGATGAGTGGAAAAAGCCTGAAACTATAGACGGTGTGGAGTGTAACAGGTGCGGATTAAAGAATATGAAGTCGGGACTCGAGCAGAAGCTTGCCGAATTCAGGCAGAGCACCGATTCGACTGCTGGCAGGCTTGTCGAGCTGACGGAGAAGCGAATTTCGGAAATTGACGAAACGCTTTCAAAGCCAATCATCAACGATGATGATTACAACCGGCTCCACACGAAGAACATGGAGAAGAAGTCTACGAAGATTAAACAGGCATACTATTCGCGTCCACCGGCTGTGTTGTGTATTCATGTAAATAGATCGGTGTTTGATCCTCGCACGTACACGGTGAGGAAGAACAATGCAAAGCTTATATTCCCGATCCATCTGAATATCACGGATTATGTTGCTACACCGGATGATATTAACATGGATGCTAGGATGCCGTTCAGGAAGAGAGACACACCGtctgaggaagaagatgatggaaaagaagcagaaaatagCTCTGCACATGACCCACGCCTCGAGTACACATTGAAATCGGTGATTTCGCACTTTGGAACTCACAACTATGGACATTACATAGCATTCAGAAGATGCAGACAGATGTGGTGGAGGATTAGCGATGAGATAGTTAGGCTATCTTCAGAGAAAGAGGTTCTTGCATCACAGGGAACgttcatgcttttttacGAGCTCACGAGCAGGAGCAAAGGCGAGGAGCCAGAAGAAGTTGTTGCAGATGAAACATATCCAGATGATACTGCCAGTAACGACAGTTCATCAAGTTTGGGAAGTTGCAGTAGTAGCATCCCgtctgaagaagaagatcattTGCCAAGCTCAACGGAGACATCCCCGGACTCGatggatgaagaagcacAGAAGCAGTTCATAAATGCACAGGCAAACTTATAA